One window of the Alphaproteobacteria bacterium genome contains the following:
- a CDS encoding TonB family protein, with product MRSLGFTLFLSTTVHAVAAVALLVGFSSTGSPDHPNIIVTDLIFEVEAASTEPAPGTEIAAAAYAATALPELEHPEEVSGSAPTDRANESTDPTTPSPASGIATKGESAPPIREESDGVSVGSEQDHMPSDFRTAEQHPVEKAAVATPISAADRKPSWTGHAPRNKPMPPPSQATSVATPPVGDPPVTAAQAQSGPTTEDNTPSVTRGGPTAMPTAIQHALSLAALPPSRASGVAPTDEVGREPARYAGTALGNRPPKYPYAARRTGAEGRVVIEVSVGRNGGVLNASVAESSGHRLLDRSALEAVRNWTFIPARRSGHPVASTIAVPIVFLLASETTSARE from the coding sequence GTGAGATCGCTCGGCTTTACGCTCTTTCTATCAACGACCGTTCATGCCGTCGCCGCGGTGGCGTTACTCGTCGGGTTCTCGAGTACAGGATCTCCCGATCATCCGAACATCATCGTTACCGATCTAATCTTCGAAGTCGAAGCCGCGTCGACTGAACCGGCGCCGGGCACCGAGATCGCCGCTGCGGCGTATGCCGCGACCGCTTTACCGGAATTGGAGCATCCGGAAGAGGTAAGCGGATCGGCGCCCACCGACCGGGCAAACGAATCGACCGATCCAACAACGCCATCTCCAGCCTCGGGGATTGCCACAAAAGGCGAGTCCGCACCGCCAATCCGTGAAGAATCCGACGGGGTGAGTGTTGGTAGCGAGCAAGATCACATGCCGTCGGACTTTAGAACCGCGGAACAACACCCGGTGGAAAAAGCTGCTGTGGCGACACCGATTTCTGCGGCGGACAGGAAGCCTAGTTGGACCGGGCACGCACCGCGAAACAAACCGATGCCACCACCGTCACAAGCCACGAGCGTCGCGACGCCACCGGTTGGGGACCCACCGGTAACTGCCGCTCAGGCACAGTCGGGCCCGACGACAGAAGATAACACGCCGTCGGTCACGCGCGGCGGACCGACAGCCATGCCTACGGCGATACAGCATGCATTGTCCCTGGCCGCCCTCCCCCCAAGCAGAGCGAGTGGTGTTGCCCCTACGGACGAGGTTGGCAGGGAACCGGCGCGGTATGCTGGGACGGCGCTCGGAAACCGCCCGCCGAAATACCCCTACGCGGCGCGGCGGACGGGCGCCGAAGGACGGGTTGTGATAGAGGTGTCGGTCGGGCGCAACGGCGGCGTTCTCAATGCGTCGGTCGCTGAATCCAGCGGCCACCGGCTTCTGGACCGGTCGGCCCTGGAGGCTGTGCGCAATTGGACGTTCATCCCTGCCCGGCGTAGCGGTCATCCGGTTGCGTCGACTATTGCGGTCCCGATCGTCTTTCTTCTCGCGAGCGAAACAACCTCCGCACGGGAATAG
- a CDS encoding xanthine dehydrogenase family protein molybdopterin-binding subunit, producing the protein MKAGLGEAVVRAEDDRLLCGRGRYTDDHVLPGEARAVVLRSPHAAAEILSIDTEHAVAIPGVLSVLTGEDVVAAGLGFAASMADYKRPDGTPMFKAPRRPLVVDGRVRFVGDPVAFVVAETLEIARAAAEAIQVDYKPVAAVIDTLEALNPDAVAVWEDCPDNVSFRFEAGDQAAVAAAFARADHVTRLDLIVNRVSAAPMEPRAAVAAFDPVEERLVLYCGVQNPHITRRVLARQFLNIPESQLRVVSPDMGGAFGMRSSPYPEMSLVLHAARLLRRPVRWTIERSEAFIADDQARDNRTHAELALDKDGTFLALRVQTVAALGAYVSMGGAGPATLNVGGLAGVYRTPAIHVTVTGALANTPSTAAYRGAGRPEASYTIERLIDAAARELGIDRVDLRRRNTISPDEMPFKTGLVFTYDCGEFERNMDMALTAIDYADYRRRADESAKNGKLRGFGLANVIERAAALGEETAEIRFDPSGGVTLLMGTHSHGQGHETVFKQLLSGKLGLDFDNVRYVQGDTDLVAHGFGTFGSRSSGLGGAALARAADKIIEKCRLIVAHAMEADPTDIEFASGVFSVVGTDRRTTLLEAAAQAFNAPKLPPGMEPGLHERAAFSPIGATFPNGCHACEVEIDPETGVVEILRYVVVDDVGNVMNPMLLKGQIHGGIAQGIGQIGMEDIVWDTESGQQLSGSFMDYCMPRALDLPFFEVLSNPVPTALNPLGIKGAGEAGTVGAMPCLMNAIIDALGARGVHTLDMPATPHRVWSALQRD; encoded by the coding sequence GTGAAAGCAGGTTTGGGAGAAGCGGTCGTCCGGGCGGAAGACGATCGATTGTTGTGCGGACGCGGACGCTACACCGACGATCATGTTCTGCCCGGAGAGGCGCGCGCTGTCGTACTACGCTCGCCCCATGCCGCGGCCGAAATTCTCAGCATCGACACCGAACACGCAGTGGCGATACCCGGCGTTCTGTCGGTCCTGACGGGCGAAGACGTTGTGGCCGCCGGTCTGGGGTTTGCGGCGTCGATGGCCGATTACAAGCGCCCGGACGGCACGCCCATGTTCAAAGCGCCGCGCCGACCGCTCGTGGTCGACGGACGGGTACGGTTTGTAGGGGATCCGGTTGCCTTTGTTGTCGCGGAGACCTTGGAGATCGCTCGTGCTGCTGCGGAAGCTATCCAGGTCGACTATAAGCCGGTCGCGGCAGTAATCGATACGCTTGAGGCGCTAAATCCGGACGCCGTCGCGGTCTGGGAGGACTGTCCCGACAACGTCTCGTTCCGTTTCGAGGCGGGCGACCAGGCAGCTGTCGCGGCGGCCTTTGCCCGCGCGGACCATGTGACGCGACTCGATCTTATCGTTAACCGCGTGTCGGCAGCGCCGATGGAACCGCGCGCCGCGGTCGCTGCATTTGACCCTGTGGAAGAACGGTTGGTGCTCTACTGCGGCGTTCAAAATCCGCATATCACGCGCCGGGTCCTGGCGCGGCAGTTTCTCAATATCCCCGAGAGCCAGCTACGGGTGGTCAGTCCGGATATGGGCGGCGCGTTCGGTATGCGTTCTTCGCCTTACCCGGAGATGTCATTGGTGCTGCATGCGGCGCGGCTATTGCGCCGTCCGGTGCGATGGACGATCGAACGGTCCGAGGCATTTATCGCCGACGATCAAGCGCGGGACAATCGAACGCACGCCGAACTGGCCTTGGACAAAGACGGCACGTTTCTGGCGCTGCGCGTGCAAACCGTTGCCGCGCTCGGCGCGTATGTTTCAATGGGCGGCGCCGGGCCCGCGACATTGAACGTCGGCGGGCTAGCCGGGGTTTATCGCACACCGGCCATCCATGTCACGGTGACGGGCGCGCTGGCCAACACGCCCTCGACGGCGGCCTACCGGGGCGCGGGCCGCCCGGAGGCCTCCTATACGATAGAACGCCTGATCGATGCGGCTGCGCGGGAACTCGGCATCGACCGTGTTGACTTACGGCGGCGCAACACGATCAGCCCCGACGAAATGCCATTCAAGACGGGGCTCGTCTTTACCTACGATTGCGGCGAATTCGAACGCAATATGGATATGGCACTGACGGCGATCGACTACGCCGACTACCGCCGGCGCGCGGATGAATCGGCCAAGAACGGCAAGCTGCGCGGTTTTGGATTAGCCAACGTGATCGAACGCGCTGCGGCTCTCGGCGAGGAAACCGCCGAAATTCGTTTCGATCCTTCGGGTGGAGTCACGCTGCTTATGGGGACCCATTCCCATGGCCAAGGGCACGAAACGGTATTCAAACAACTTCTATCCGGAAAGCTCGGGTTAGATTTCGATAACGTCCGCTATGTACAGGGCGATACCGATCTTGTCGCGCACGGCTTCGGCACTTTTGGTTCGCGGTCATCCGGCCTGGGTGGCGCAGCGTTGGCGCGTGCCGCGGACAAGATCATCGAAAAGTGTCGACTGATCGTGGCGCACGCGATGGAAGCCGACCCCACCGATATCGAATTTGCGAGCGGCGTCTTCTCTGTCGTCGGCACCGATCGCAGGACCACGCTCCTTGAGGCGGCGGCGCAGGCGTTCAACGCTCCGAAGCTACCGCCTGGTATGGAGCCCGGACTGCACGAACGCGCAGCTTTTTCGCCTATCGGTGCAACCTTTCCCAACGGTTGCCATGCCTGCGAAGTTGAGATCGACCCTGAAACCGGCGTGGTGGAGATTCTCCGCTACGTCGTCGTGGACGATGTCGGCAATGTCATGAATCCGATGCTGCTGAAGGGCCAGATCCATGGCGGCATTGCCCAAGGTATCGGGCAGATTGGGATGGAAGACATCGTGTGGGACACCGAAAGCGGGCAGCAGCTCTCGGGATCCTTTATGGACTACTGCATGCCGCGGGCCCTTGATCTCCCGTTTTTTGAAGTTCTTAGCAACCCGGTCCCGACGGCCCTGAATCCGCTCGGAATCAAAGGGGCGGGCGAAGCCGGCACGGTTGGGGCAATGCCGTGTTTGATGAATGCCATCATCGATGCACTCGGCGCACGCGGCGTGCACACCTTGGACATGCCCGCGACACCGCACCGTGTATGGTCGGCGCTCCAGCGAGACTAG